A region from the Chlamydiales bacterium genome encodes:
- a CDS encoding HD domain-containing protein, giving the protein MKPNRKIYDPVHGFIHFNDLERDLIDSAPFQRLHYLHQLGIAYLVYPGANHTRFEHSLGVMELASRIFDRITSKETFSWKKEDLAYWRQIIRLAALCHDLGHLPFSHVAEKALLGKEGHEGWTLQIIRSPALEPIFEQLQKAYPDRDSTSDLLKMSIGEEKLATFSSTKVEFSPWERVLCQVITGDFFGADRIDYLLRDAQCTGVSYGLFDYHQLIEMLCIVPSKNSLELGIEENGIEACEALLLARHFMHKRVYQYSSVKAYSFHLSGFMKAIAAQQGLFQDLQSYLSLTENEILTALRKAADDPAAAGHQDAKRLSQRSERFRAVKIPDTITETDLQKIKKEVNVPDEAVVWELSKKKAQPYRLTFPVLTAKQTITSAENCSEIVIPLGAANWLYISPEHEEKFCRLLEML; this is encoded by the coding sequence ATGAAACCGAATAGAAAGATCTACGACCCCGTTCATGGTTTTATTCATTTTAATGATCTAGAACGCGATCTAATCGACTCGGCCCCATTTCAAAGGCTCCACTACCTACACCAGCTGGGTATCGCCTACCTCGTCTACCCTGGAGCTAACCACACGCGCTTTGAGCACTCGCTTGGCGTCATGGAGCTCGCGAGCCGCATCTTCGACCGCATCACCTCCAAAGAGACCTTCTCTTGGAAGAAGGAGGATCTAGCCTACTGGCGTCAGATCATCCGTCTTGCAGCTCTCTGCCACGATCTCGGACACCTGCCATTTTCCCATGTTGCCGAAAAGGCGCTGCTCGGAAAAGAGGGGCACGAAGGGTGGACCTTACAGATCATCCGCAGTCCTGCCCTTGAGCCCATCTTTGAGCAGTTGCAGAAGGCCTATCCCGATCGCGACAGCACAAGCGATCTGCTTAAAATGTCTATCGGAGAAGAGAAACTCGCAACCTTCTCTTCAACGAAGGTAGAGTTCTCTCCCTGGGAGCGCGTCCTCTGCCAAGTCATTACAGGCGACTTCTTCGGAGCCGATCGCATCGACTATCTTCTCCGAGATGCCCAGTGCACAGGAGTCTCTTACGGCCTCTTTGACTACCATCAGTTAATTGAGATGCTCTGCATCGTTCCTTCAAAAAACTCTTTAGAGCTTGGCATCGAAGAGAATGGAATCGAAGCTTGCGAAGCGCTCCTGCTTGCTCGCCACTTCATGCACAAGCGGGTCTATCAGTACTCTTCAGTAAAGGCCTACTCGTTCCACCTCTCCGGATTTATGAAGGCGATCGCAGCCCAGCAGGGGCTTTTTCAAGACCTTCAGAGCTACCTATCCCTCACAGAAAATGAGATTCTCACCGCTCTACGCAAGGCAGCCGATGATCCAGCAGCTGCAGGACACCAGGATGCCAAAAGGCTTTCACAGCGAAGCGAGCGCTTCCGCGCTGTAAAAATCCCGGATACAATTACCGAGACCGATCTTCAAAAGATCAAAAAAGAAGTTAACGTCCCTGATGAGGCCGTGGTGTGGGAGCTCTCAAAAAAGAAGGCCCAGCCCTACCGGCTCACCTTTCCCGTGCTCACAGCAAAGCAGACGATCACCTCTGCAGAAAACTGCTCCGAAATTGTAATTCCCTTAGGAGCAGCGAATTGGCTCTATATCTCACCTGAGCATGAAGAAAAATTTTGCAGGTTGTTAGAAATGCTTTAG
- a CDS encoding guanosine monophosphate reductase, which produces MKNVFSFPKAYTFDDIALVPQFNNVPSRTEPVLETWLTKNRKIQIPLICANMDTAISENLADLLIEEGSLPIFHRFTDFEIQKKWVKKYGENTFISCGIQKLDETRKLLDLGAAGVCIDVAHGHSDRMFEFIHELKRTHPDKEIIAGNVCTAMAYHDLVNAGADAVKVGVGPGAACTTRMVTGFGVPQFTAIYDCAQIAEKLRVPLIADGGIRTSRDLVLALAAGASTVMIGKLFALTEESAASKRKSDKSPTGSEAKFRGQASADFQNDFYGGLKDKTVAEGIDFWAPVTGSAKQLIRDLLGGLRSGMTYGGARNLKELQRKAEFVEVTSTYMQESKPRPETRHF; this is translated from the coding sequence ATGAAAAATGTCTTCTCCTTCCCTAAAGCCTATACTTTTGACGATATTGCACTAGTACCTCAGTTTAACAACGTCCCATCCAGAACCGAACCTGTGCTAGAGACCTGGCTCACCAAGAATCGAAAAATTCAGATCCCCCTGATCTGCGCCAATATGGATACTGCGATTAGTGAAAATCTCGCAGATCTATTAATTGAAGAGGGGAGTCTGCCCATCTTTCACCGCTTTACCGATTTCGAGATCCAGAAGAAGTGGGTAAAAAAGTATGGAGAGAACACCTTTATCTCATGTGGAATTCAGAAGCTGGATGAGACGCGAAAACTCCTAGATCTCGGAGCTGCTGGTGTCTGTATCGACGTTGCCCACGGCCATTCAGACCGTATGTTTGAATTTATTCATGAGCTCAAGCGGACCCATCCCGACAAAGAGATCATCGCGGGCAACGTCTGCACAGCGATGGCCTACCACGACCTGGTGAACGCGGGCGCAGATGCAGTTAAAGTGGGCGTGGGCCCTGGCGCTGCCTGCACAACGCGCATGGTCACCGGTTTCGGCGTTCCTCAATTTACAGCAATCTATGACTGCGCACAGATCGCAGAAAAACTCAGAGTGCCTCTTATTGCAGACGGCGGCATCCGCACTAGCCGCGATCTCGTTCTAGCCTTAGCAGCTGGAGCTAGCACCGTCATGATTGGAAAACTATTCGCCCTGACTGAGGAGAGTGCAGCATCAAAGAGAAAGTCGGATAAATCTCCCACAGGAAGCGAAGCGAAGTTCCGGGGACAGGCGAGTGCCGATTTCCAGAACGACTTTTATGGCGGTCTCAAAGACAAGACAGTAGCCGAGGGCATCGATTTCTGGGCTCCCGTGACGGGAAGTGCGAAGCAGCTCATCCGCGACCTTCTTGGAGGCCTGCGCAGCGGCATGACCTATGGCGGCGCGAGAAACCTTAAAGAACTGCAGAGAAAGGCGGAGTTCGTCGAGGTCACCTCAACCTACATGCAGGAGAGCAAACCTCGTCCAGAGACCCGCCATTTCTAA
- a CDS encoding glycosyltransferase family 2 protein codes for MISVTILVKNGEATLQKTLESLSSFPEVLLYDSGSTDSTLEIAKNFSNVRIHNGEFIGFGPTHNVASNLASYDWILSIDSDEQVTPELSAEILSSKLDPIHVYEIRRHNFFSGKRIKGCSGWDPDYVVRLYNRKQTSFDNAQVHEKVMHADLKKITLKNPLLHFPYLQIGDFLTKMQSYSSLFAIQHKNSKRASFGSALAHSWWAFVKSYIFKRGFLAGREGLIISLYNAHTTLYKYLKLAEAQQKARCGRDFSNEKSL; via the coding sequence ATGATCAGCGTAACAATTCTTGTCAAAAATGGCGAAGCGACACTCCAGAAGACTCTGGAGTCGCTCTCGAGCTTTCCTGAAGTTCTTCTTTATGATTCTGGATCTACCGATAGCACACTTGAAATTGCTAAAAATTTTTCCAATGTGCGTATTCATAACGGCGAGTTCATCGGATTTGGACCAACGCACAATGTTGCATCGAATCTCGCCTCTTATGATTGGATCCTCTCTATCGACAGCGACGAGCAGGTTACGCCCGAGCTCTCAGCCGAAATTCTCTCTTCAAAGCTGGATCCAATCCACGTCTATGAAATTCGGCGTCACAACTTTTTCTCAGGTAAGCGCATCAAAGGGTGCAGCGGCTGGGATCCAGACTATGTAGTCCGTTTGTATAATCGAAAGCAGACCTCTTTTGATAATGCTCAAGTTCATGAGAAGGTCATGCACGCAGATTTAAAAAAGATAACTCTAAAAAACCCACTTCTTCACTTCCCTTATTTGCAGATTGGCGATTTTCTCACAAAGATGCAGAGCTACTCCTCTCTCTTTGCAATTCAGCACAAAAACAGTAAACGCGCGAGCTTCGGATCTGCTCTTGCGCACAGCTGGTGGGCCTTTGTAAAGAGCTACATCTTTAAGCGCGGCTTTCTTGCCGGACGCGAAGGTCTCATCATCTCCCTCTACAACGCACACACCACCCTCTACAAATACCTCAAGCTCGCCGAAGCCCAACAAAAAGCCCGCTGCGGTAGAGATTTTTCTAACGAAAAATCCTTATAA
- a CDS encoding cytochrome ubiquinol oxidase subunit I: MDVEILSRIQFAFTLTFHYIYPPLSIGLSIAMIMMEGMYLKTKDPIWEKLTKFWLKVFALTFALGVGTGIPLQFSLGTNWARYSRFVGDVFGSVIGAEGFFAFLVEAGFLGILLFGWNRVKPKVHFFSTIMVALGAHFSAIWIVSANSWMHTPAGYRLVTQPDGVTVAEVTNWWEMFLNPSNMSHITHVLLGCWMTGGLLVLSVSAYYLMKKQYIDFARKGMKVAIVITFISTILQLISADHLAEKVSKHNPEKFAALEGVFETKPYTPAYLFGWVDMENEKVHGFGVPGLLSFMTYRDFEKPVPGLQEFPKDQWCNVPVVFQMYHLMIIMWVLMFLAGITGVYMWWKNRWMMNKFVMRFLVFSVLFPQIANISGWFTACMGRQPWTVYKLLKTKDAFSAAITKGQMIGSLTMFVFLYLLFFFLFLYLLDQKVRHGPNVEEEQMPYRDPFKTDKE; this comes from the coding sequence ATGGATGTCGAAATTCTTTCGCGGATTCAGTTTGCATTCACACTCACCTTTCACTACATCTACCCGCCTTTAAGCATCGGACTTTCGATTGCCATGATCATGATGGAGGGAATGTATCTTAAGACGAAAGATCCGATCTGGGAGAAGCTCACGAAGTTCTGGCTAAAGGTATTTGCTCTCACTTTCGCGCTTGGAGTTGGAACTGGCATTCCCCTTCAATTTTCTCTTGGAACAAACTGGGCACGCTACTCGCGTTTCGTAGGTGATGTATTTGGCAGCGTGATCGGAGCAGAGGGCTTCTTCGCTTTTCTAGTCGAAGCGGGCTTTTTGGGAATCCTTCTATTCGGATGGAATCGTGTAAAACCCAAAGTCCACTTTTTTTCAACCATCATGGTAGCGCTTGGCGCACACTTTAGCGCGATCTGGATCGTAAGTGCCAATTCCTGGATGCATACGCCAGCAGGTTATCGGCTAGTCACACAGCCAGATGGCGTCACAGTGGCCGAGGTAACAAACTGGTGGGAGATGTTTCTGAACCCGTCCAACATGAGCCACATTACACACGTTCTTCTTGGCTGCTGGATGACAGGCGGCCTCCTCGTCTTGAGCGTCTCTGCTTACTACCTGATGAAAAAGCAGTATATCGATTTTGCTCGAAAAGGAATGAAAGTTGCGATTGTAATTACTTTTATTTCGACAATACTACAACTCATCTCTGCAGACCACCTTGCTGAAAAAGTATCGAAACATAACCCAGAAAAATTTGCCGCTTTAGAAGGCGTATTTGAAACAAAACCCTACACACCCGCATATCTATTTGGCTGGGTGGACATGGAAAATGAGAAGGTTCACGGCTTTGGAGTTCCTGGACTGCTTAGCTTTATGACCTACCGTGACTTCGAAAAGCCGGTGCCGGGATTACAAGAGTTTCCAAAAGATCAGTGGTGTAATGTCCCAGTTGTCTTTCAGATGTACCATCTAATGATCATCATGTGGGTGCTCATGTTCTTGGCTGGAATCACAGGCGTCTATATGTGGTGGAAGAATCGCTGGATGATGAATAAATTCGTGATGCGCTTTCTCGTCTTCTCAGTTCTCTTTCCGCAGATAGCTAATATTTCTGGTTGGTTTACCGCTTGTATGGGGCGTCAACCCTGGACAGTGTATAAGCTGCTGAAGACAAAAGACGCCTTTTCTGCTGCAATTACCAAAGGACAGATGATCGGATCTCTCACGATGTTCGTCTTCCTCTACCTCCTCTTTTTTTTCCTGTTTCTATACTTGTTGGACCAGAAGGTTCGCCATGGTCCCAACGTAGAAGAAGAGCAGATGCCCTACCGCGATCCATTTAAAACCGACAAGGAGTAA
- the cydB gene encoding cytochrome d ubiquinol oxidase subunit II, which yields MFSLEVLQYIIYFVFIGAVIAYATLDGFDLGVGSLHLFARTDQERRLMLNAIGPVWDGNATWIVIGGGVLFAGFPKIFSTIMPPLYTPVMLLIFAFMLRGAAVEFRSKQKAPGWRRAWDFCFFFASILLALVFGLMIGNLIDGLPLDAQGNIVGGTFGLVRPYPVLVMLFALSLFMMHGSVYLLMKTEGAFYNRIRVWVKRLIVIFLVFWAAVTAATFVYVPHMTKPIIERPLLGIFALLSFASICAIPHFVKKRFDGWAFIASCLSICLLLTLFVIGTFPYIVYSTIDPAVNSLTLFNGSASKLALTVLTIVALAGFPLTFFYFSYLYRVFHGKVRLDHMSY from the coding sequence ATGTTTAGCCTGGAAGTTCTACAGTACATCATCTACTTTGTCTTTATCGGAGCGGTCATAGCCTACGCAACTCTCGATGGCTTCGACCTTGGAGTGGGCTCTCTTCACCTCTTTGCCCGTACAGACCAGGAGCGCAGGTTGATGTTAAATGCAATCGGCCCAGTTTGGGATGGAAATGCGACATGGATTGTGATTGGCGGCGGCGTTCTATTTGCTGGATTTCCAAAGATCTTCTCCACAATTATGCCGCCGCTTTATACACCTGTCATGCTGCTTATTTTTGCTTTTATGCTGCGCGGAGCCGCAGTGGAATTTAGAAGCAAACAGAAGGCTCCTGGTTGGAGACGCGCCTGGGACTTCTGCTTCTTTTTTGCATCTATTCTCCTAGCGCTCGTGTTCGGTCTCATGATTGGAAACTTGATCGATGGATTGCCTCTGGATGCTCAGGGAAATATTGTTGGAGGCACATTCGGTCTTGTTAGACCCTACCCTGTTCTTGTGATGCTCTTCGCTCTTTCCCTCTTTATGATGCATGGAAGCGTCTATCTATTAATGAAAACTGAGGGCGCGTTTTACAACCGCATTAGAGTCTGGGTAAAGCGTCTGATTGTAATTTTTCTGGTTTTTTGGGCTGCTGTCACTGCAGCTACATTTGTCTATGTTCCCCATATGACCAAACCGATTATCGAAAGGCCGCTTCTCGGAATCTTCGCGCTCCTCAGTTTTGCTTCGATCTGCGCGATTCCGCACTTCGTAAAGAAGAGATTCGACGGCTGGGCTTTTATCGCCTCATGTCTCTCTATCTGTCTGCTACTTACGCTCTTTGTGATCGGTACTTTTCCCTATATCGTCTACTCAACTATCGATCCAGCGGTCAACTCTCTTACCCTGTTTAATGGCTCTGCCTCTAAGCTCGCGCTTACGGTGCTTACCATTGTTGCCCTTGCTGGCTTCCCCCTCACCTTCTTCTACTTCTCCTACCTCTACCGCGTCTTCCACGGCAAGGTCCGCCTCGACCACATGAGCTACTAA
- a CDS encoding SDR family oxidoreductase, with protein sequence MDLKLQGKKVLVQGSSSGLGFAIAQAFANEGAQVAICSRDKERVMKAAKEIPGATGFVCDLDQKGAAAALVKDVAAKFGGIDILVTNSGGPPKGLFTNLSAADWQQGFERLYLSAIESISAALPFMREQKWGRVLMSTSTAAKEPIAKLTVSNSLRSGLLGLMKSLSQEVAVEGITVNALLPGYTRTERLAELGAAEKDLIKEIPAKRLGEPEEYAALAIFLASHQAAYITGQAIACDGGLIKGL encoded by the coding sequence ATGGACTTGAAACTGCAGGGAAAAAAGGTGCTTGTTCAAGGCTCGTCAAGCGGGCTTGGATTTGCAATAGCACAAGCATTCGCAAATGAGGGCGCGCAAGTTGCGATCTGTTCCAGAGATAAGGAGCGGGTTATGAAAGCCGCCAAAGAGATTCCGGGAGCAACGGGCTTTGTTTGCGACTTAGACCAGAAGGGTGCAGCAGCTGCTCTTGTTAAAGATGTGGCCGCCAAATTCGGAGGAATAGATATCTTGGTTACAAATTCGGGCGGCCCTCCAAAAGGTCTTTTCACCAATCTTTCAGCTGCGGATTGGCAGCAAGGGTTTGAGAGGCTCTACTTAAGCGCTATTGAAAGCATCTCTGCTGCACTGCCATTCATGAGAGAGCAGAAGTGGGGAAGAGTTCTCATGAGCACTTCGACAGCAGCTAAAGAGCCCATTGCAAAACTGACTGTTTCAAATAGCCTTCGTTCGGGGCTTCTTGGTCTGATGAAGAGTCTTAGTCAAGAGGTTGCTGTCGAGGGGATCACAGTAAATGCTCTACTTCCTGGCTACACACGCACCGAGAGGCTTGCCGAGCTTGGAGCTGCAGAGAAAGACCTGATTAAAGAGATTCCAGCAAAGCGCCTTGGTGAGCCAGAAGAGTATGCTGCCCTGGCCATCTTCCTAGCCTCCCACCAAGCTGCCTATATCACCGGACAAGCCATCGCTTGCGATGGCGGCCTCATCAAAGGCCTCTAA
- a CDS encoding glycosyltransferase, which yields MKKTISLLLLFLLPIFGVISAQKELPEKKRVCLNMIIKDERDVIERCLGSVKNIIDYWVIVDTGSTDGTQEIVKKFMKDIPGELHERKWVDFAHNRNEALQLAKGKADYLLLIDADEILQYSKDFSLPSLDKDYYHITVRQLGAADVKRTGLVNNHLNWKWRGVLHEVIETPEAKTYGLLNGVINICNAAVGARSKIPQKEKYLKDAKVLEKALKTEPDNSRYAYFLGQSYLAADEYKLAKLAFEKRVTMQSPDPEETYRSFYSLGLAQEKLEELDPAIESFFKAYKCRPTRAEPLFRIATIYRKKGNFLLGYLLSKYALTIPYPTYDVCVEYMTYDYALLIEFANCTLLSGKFQEGLQACMQLLANPNLPAEIRPHVIANCELAKKNLGIRHD from the coding sequence ATGAAAAAGACAATTAGCCTGCTTCTCCTTTTTTTACTTCCCATCTTTGGCGTAATAAGTGCTCAAAAAGAGCTGCCAGAGAAAAAGAGAGTCTGTTTAAACATGATCATCAAGGATGAGAGAGATGTCATCGAGAGGTGTCTAGGCTCAGTAAAAAATATCATCGACTACTGGGTGATCGTAGATACAGGTTCAACAGATGGCACACAAGAGATCGTGAAAAAATTCATGAAGGATATTCCTGGAGAGCTTCATGAACGTAAGTGGGTGGACTTTGCTCACAACCGCAATGAGGCGCTGCAGCTCGCAAAAGGTAAAGCTGACTACCTTCTTCTAATTGATGCCGATGAAATTCTTCAGTATTCCAAAGATTTCTCTCTTCCAAGTTTAGATAAGGACTACTATCACATCACAGTTCGGCAACTGGGAGCTGCTGACGTGAAGCGCACGGGACTTGTAAATAACCATCTCAATTGGAAATGGCGAGGCGTTCTTCATGAGGTCATCGAGACTCCTGAAGCCAAAACTTACGGGCTATTAAATGGCGTGATCAATATCTGCAATGCAGCAGTAGGTGCACGGTCTAAAATTCCCCAAAAAGAGAAGTATCTGAAAGATGCAAAAGTGCTTGAAAAAGCACTCAAAACTGAACCGGACAATAGCCGCTATGCCTACTTTCTAGGACAGAGCTACCTTGCAGCGGATGAGTATAAGCTGGCAAAGCTCGCTTTTGAGAAGCGGGTTACGATGCAGAGCCCTGATCCTGAAGAGACCTATCGCTCCTTCTATAGTTTAGGACTTGCTCAAGAGAAGCTAGAAGAGCTAGATCCCGCAATTGAGAGCTTTTTCAAAGCCTACAAGTGTCGTCCGACGCGAGCTGAGCCTCTCTTTCGCATTGCAACCATCTATCGAAAAAAAGGGAATTTTCTACTTGGATATCTCCTGTCAAAATATGCCCTCACTATCCCCTACCCTACTTACGATGTGTGCGTAGAATATATGACCTACGACTACGCCCTTCTTATTGAATTTGCAAACTGCACGCTTCTCTCTGGAAAGTTCCAGGAGGGACTACAAGCTTGTATGCAGCTTCTAGCCAACCCCAACTTGCCTGCAGAAATTAGACCCCATGTAATCGCAAATTGCGAACTGGCAAAGAAAAACTTAGGAATAAGACATGATTAA
- a CDS encoding VOC family protein, which translates to MIKAVKHASIAVKDQDKALEFYTKKLGFEVVCDVPFGESQRWIELKIPGAQTQIVLFTPDGHENRIGTFSNIVFSCDDVKKTYEELSRKGVTFIMPPKEESWGTFALFKDPDDNSFCLSSSS; encoded by the coding sequence ATGATTAAAGCTGTAAAACACGCATCCATCGCCGTAAAAGATCAAGACAAGGCCTTAGAGTTCTACACAAAAAAACTTGGCTTTGAGGTGGTCTGCGACGTGCCATTTGGAGAGAGCCAGCGCTGGATCGAACTAAAAATCCCAGGAGCTCAGACGCAGATCGTCCTTTTTACTCCTGATGGCCATGAGAATCGAATCGGCACATTCTCGAACATCGTCTTCTCATGCGACGATGTTAAAAAGACCTATGAGGAGCTAAGCCGCAAGGGCGTTACATTCATCATGCCCCCAAAAGAGGAGTCTTGGGGGACTTTTGCCCTCTTTAAAGATCCTGATGATAACAGCTTCTGTCTCTCTAGTAGTTCTTGA
- a CDS encoding MFS transporter produces MSSDLRKNALKFIIFLGVVSLFADITYEGARSITGPYLSILGATGAAVGTIVGIGELVGYGFRAISGYISDKTGRYWTLTFIGYAINLLAVPLLAFANNWKVAALLIVAERFGKALRAPARDAMLSYATKHTGRGWGFGLHESLDQIGAVLGPLIITAMLFFNESYKVAFAALSIPALLALITLYLAQRSFPNPRKMEAETAPLKTQGLNSKYWVYLLAIGLVAAGYADFALIAYHFQKSSSVPGAWVPFFYAVSMGVGGLAALIMGRLFDKRGIATLAVVTGVSALFAPLVFLGGFYASLIGMVFWGIGMSSQESIMRAVIPLLVPPNKRGSAYGVLNLVFGGFWAVGSAIIGILYDVSIIYVVAFSLLAQLAAIPLFLKLKNY; encoded by the coding sequence TTGAGTTCTGATCTCAGAAAAAATGCCCTGAAGTTTATCATCTTTTTGGGAGTGGTGAGTCTGTTTGCTGACATCACCTACGAAGGAGCTCGAAGTATCACGGGTCCCTACCTCTCAATTTTAGGAGCAACTGGTGCTGCCGTCGGTACAATTGTTGGGATCGGCGAGCTCGTTGGTTATGGTTTTAGGGCAATTTCTGGTTATATCAGCGATAAGACGGGACGCTACTGGACACTCACTTTTATTGGCTATGCGATCAATCTTCTTGCAGTGCCGCTTCTGGCGTTTGCAAACAACTGGAAGGTAGCTGCCCTTCTTATTGTTGCCGAGCGTTTTGGCAAAGCGCTGCGCGCGCCTGCACGTGATGCGATGCTCTCATATGCTACTAAACATACCGGCAGGGGATGGGGATTTGGATTACATGAATCTCTCGATCAGATCGGAGCAGTTCTAGGACCCTTGATCATCACCGCAATGCTCTTCTTTAATGAGAGTTACAAAGTTGCATTTGCAGCTCTTTCCATTCCTGCACTACTCGCACTAATTACACTATATCTCGCACAGAGATCCTTTCCGAATCCCCGAAAGATGGAAGCAGAGACTGCGCCTCTTAAAACTCAGGGGCTTAATTCAAAGTATTGGGTCTATCTTCTAGCAATCGGCCTTGTAGCAGCCGGCTATGCCGACTTTGCGCTAATCGCCTACCACTTTCAAAAATCATCATCGGTACCAGGCGCTTGGGTTCCATTTTTCTACGCCGTGAGTATGGGTGTTGGAGGGCTGGCAGCGCTAATCATGGGCAGGCTCTTTGACAAGAGGGGAATTGCCACCCTCGCGGTCGTAACTGGAGTTTCCGCGCTTTTTGCGCCGCTCGTCTTCCTGGGAGGCTTTTATGCTTCTCTCATCGGGATGGTCTTTTGGGGGATTGGCATGAGCTCTCAAGAGTCGATCATGAGAGCTGTGATTCCACTGCTCGTGCCTCCCAATAAGAGGGGTTCAGCTTATGGAGTGTTAAACCTCGTATTTGGTGGATTCTGGGCAGTCGGGAGTGCGATTATCGGTATTCTTTATGACGTTTCGATCATTTACGTGGTCGCCTTCTCCCTGCTTGCACAGCTAGCTGCTATCCCGCTCTTCTTAAAGCTCAAGAACTACTAG
- a CDS encoding endonuclease/exonuclease/phosphatase family protein, producing MNRDFLRSPKLLKTIVGATLLFPIALLAIKSDELTPIPTTSNEVAKYIEHSQEKIQHTLSKLASTPRESQTPETMLRPWNRLANDLITDFGMLTFVAGTDLPSKASAQQAIQDHQSFLSKSLIQNPELFRSILNYAEKAIGSEQPLSPYQNYEISCLLNSCEGVKDSLTQAEQVKFRMLLDQNAKQEKKPFIYLKSQTPEKMASAEEVKSGLTILTLNTCFVPGDFPYIFGGVFLPWQKRVQTLGDKILSADADVVCLQEVHAEDASYALYEKLKGRYTHFYAAIGPRFLGFSLSTLGLPSGLFVASKYAIEKPEFTLFKAAGFPMNYGFFDFILKNGDEPVAHIFTTHLQSLNYLHFPEIRASQLTQLLERMETEFNAQKQEIPFFLCGDLNIPLGSDEPGEAIIKKYFHDDYNKNQGHISEANGTCTDYFTNYLLASRGAIKEITPNFEILDYALLLKSLPLCNKENVCHQYEISTSILQMHEISRPEHAISDHNGLVTRVNPKSL from the coding sequence ATGAATCGCGATTTCCTACGTTCGCCTAAACTTCTCAAAACTATAGTCGGCGCTACGCTCCTCTTTCCGATTGCGCTTCTCGCAATAAAATCGGATGAGCTGACTCCTATTCCTACCACTTCAAATGAAGTCGCAAAATATATTGAACACTCCCAAGAGAAGATCCAGCATACCCTCAGCAAGCTAGCTTCCACTCCCAGAGAGAGCCAGACGCCAGAGACGATGCTTCGCCCTTGGAATCGCCTTGCAAACGACCTTATCACCGATTTCGGTATGCTCACCTTCGTTGCTGGCACAGATCTACCGTCTAAAGCAAGTGCGCAGCAAGCTATACAGGATCATCAGAGCTTCCTCTCTAAGTCACTCATTCAAAACCCTGAGCTCTTCCGTTCGATATTAAATTACGCAGAGAAAGCTATTGGAAGCGAGCAGCCCCTCTCTCCCTATCAAAACTACGAGATCTCCTGCCTTCTTAACAGCTGCGAAGGGGTAAAAGACTCTCTGACACAAGCAGAGCAGGTGAAGTTTCGGATGCTGTTAGATCAGAATGCTAAACAGGAGAAGAAGCCCTTCATCTATTTAAAAAGCCAAACTCCTGAAAAAATGGCGAGTGCAGAAGAGGTTAAAAGCGGCCTTACAATTTTAACTCTTAACACCTGCTTTGTGCCAGGCGACTTTCCCTATATTTTTGGAGGGGTCTTTCTCCCCTGGCAGAAACGAGTTCAGACGCTCGGAGATAAGATCTTATCCGCCGATGCCGACGTCGTCTGTCTGCAGGAGGTACATGCTGAGGACGCCTCCTATGCTCTTTATGAGAAGCTAAAAGGCAGATACACACACTTTTATGCTGCAATTGGCCCGCGCTTCTTGGGCTTTTCACTTAGTACCCTAGGTCTACCTAGCGGCCTTTTTGTCGCAAGCAAATACGCCATTGAAAAACCAGAGTTCACCCTTTTTAAGGCCGCCGGCTTTCCGATGAACTACGGCTTTTTTGATTTCATCTTAAAGAATGGAGATGAACCGGTAGCGCATATCTTTACAACACACCTTCAATCGCTAAACTATCTGCATTTTCCTGAAATCCGCGCCTCCCAGCTCACTCAACTTCTAGAGAGAATGGAAACTGAATTTAATGCGCAGAAGCAGGAGATCCCCTTCTTCCTCTGTGGAGACTTAAATATCCCTCTTGGCTCAGACGAGCCAGGAGAGGCGATAATAAAAAAATACTTCCACGACGATTATAACAAGAATCAAGGGCACATATCTGAAGCGAATGGAACCTGCACCGACTACTTCACCAACTACCTCTTAGCGTCTCGTGGTGCGATCAAGGAGATTACTCCGAATTTTGAGATTTTGGACTACGCCCTCCTTCTCAAATCTCTGCCTCTATGTAATAAGGAGAATGTCTGCCACCAGTATGAGATAAGCACCAGCATCCTGCAGATGCATGAGATCTCAAGACCCGAACACGCCATCAGCGACCATAACGGCCTTGTGACAAGAGTGAATCCCAAATCTCTCTGA